In Apis cerana isolate GH-2021 linkage group LG6, AcerK_1.0, whole genome shotgun sequence, the following are encoded in one genomic region:
- the LOC107994173 gene encoding homeotic protein spalt-major isoform X5, whose translation MTPVDTRAFGRNLIVSFARHRESAPHTRLLFSADTWRNMQLMRWSITRRLECRGIKQGTSRLSCPRFSGEENDFTSDGEESGGAGAGGDEAVDLTAARSHQGDEDDKDQEDVLEEDEEDGVDEQDDQEDDEEGSRKQMHHRQDAENNNNFVDGGTPAGLFPPAGTSHVTLEALQNTKVAVAQFAATALAGGADTEAALQDLALLQSTLYTLQHQQVFQLQLISQLQQQLSITHNQTVQQQAPGEPSDSKEISPSPIIQPKPLSSLTSPPSSRPPSHQQTSPAPMTPNLAQERPTPTSSASPLNLPLASTNATGTTATTSTSSQVPMSHQIPPLCSISSSLASSIITNTDPPPLHEPNTLEMLQKRAQEVLDNASQGLLANNLADELAFRGGKGSRLSPYDSKSGSGRGEPFFKHRCRYCGKVFGSDSALQIHIRSHTGERPFKCNVCGSRFTTKGNLKVHFQRHTAKFPHVKMNPNPVPEHLDKYHPPLLQQIASGQRPMPSPPPPPPSHHPSFHPAAAHGFLPPQPPLPLSLALPGMPPLYRSPVVAHRDDQDVPENLSKPVTTAPTTSPHSPAVVSNSRHSFHDNHLHHHHHHHQQQQQQQQHHQQQQQQHHLHHQQQQQQQQQQKQQQLEQRDEIKLEHRSPMQDQYQHQRPTSHEPAERITPKKEPEEAEEPTEEDSEDFEEATRRYLNSPQSSVNPPSQPQTYEDCSMDSKMSGRLEGDADMEVDEEIEEQPENLSGRGTINRLPQHIVAYPGASPASSSASSGSLQTSFAGILFPGPPAHHQIPHHPAPTTVNTSAVNTNEMIDPAKDPAIYSSLLPRPGSNDNSWESLIEITKTSETSKLQQLVDNIEHKLTDPNQCVICHRVLSCKSALQMHYRTHTGERPFKCKICGRAFTTKGNLKTHMGVHRAKPPLRVLHQCPVCHKKFTNALVLQQHIRLHTGEPTELSPEQIQAGEVNEFPPGYPHHPLASFLPQGFPPIHPAGAGFPLSFPPTRQQALERQAQENDVDGKDEPQHQHQHQHQHQHQHQHQHQHQHQQQQQQQQRYPGEEHSEEADDQDDEEDDRREEDERCAMNREGRGDVEDEQDRESEDNEHKEISLPSFSTSLAALENQVRTITTTATSTAGNMARSPPFHRYNGSEKSNSPMNSGAPLDLTPRASSTPASVASVPTPPPQTTTQHPHPFGMFAGLLQAVSSSPSTSSIGSSSINSVSSMNAVTPGSGAAGPLASLTTSAVLAATSTYNPLGLAVGGPAVRGNTTCNICYKTFACNSALEIHYRSHTKERPFKCTICDRGFSTKNDGSGQQACVCASQPLPANSSITSPDPQFGSPCASSREKAKRRRRRRPEDRKNRGRKGAGGGRGLTPVYPAIRLPPLMSPALGLLPSAHSLLGNMKQHMLTHKIRDMPPHLFSDSKQQQQQQQQQQHQQQSQEHETSRSPMCAEDSSLPPPPPPPPPPPPMPPTSIEQSIAVKRSPPEGELPAPKRPASAHGHAYVDQRSFPTRPSNVPGSASPTHHPQGLGVPPATAGSFLSLSTRAIP comes from the exons ATGACACCGGTCGACACGCGGGCGTTCGGCCGAAACTTAATCGTAAGTTTTGCGCGCCACCGCGAGTCGGCGCCACACACGAGACTCCTTTTCTCCGCGGATACGTGGAGAAACATGCAGCTCATGAGATGGAGCATCACGCGCCGCCTCGAGTGCAGGGGGATCAAACAGGGGACATCCAGGCTATCGTGCCCCCGATTTTCCG GAGAGGAAAATGATTTTACGTCGGATGGAGAAGAGAGTGGCGGTGCAGGAGCTGGCGGAGACGAAGCCGTGGACCTCACGGCTGCCAGGTCTCATCAAGGTGACGAGGATGACAAGGATCAGGAAGACGTTTTGGAGGAGGATGAGGAGGATGGCGTGGACGAGCAGGACGATCAAGAGGACGACGAGGAAGGATCGAGGAAGCAAATGCACCATAGGCAGGATGCTgagaataacaataatttcgtGGACGGTGGGACACCGGCCGGCTTATTCCCACCGGCTGGAACTAGTCACGTCACCTTGGAAGCCCTTCAGAACACGAAAGTGGCTGTCGCTCAGTTCGCGGCGACGGCGTTGGCCGGTGGCGCGGACACCGAGGCTGCTCTCCAAGATTTGGCGCTGCTGCAAAGCACCCTGTACACCCTGCAGCATCAACAAGTGTTCCAGTTGCAGTTGATCAGTCAACTCCAGCAACAACTCTCCATAACGCATAATCAAACGGTGCAGCAGCAAGCACCGGGCGAGCCGTCGGACAGCAAAGAGATATCACCGTCGCCGATAATTCAGCCCAAACCTTTATCGAGCCTTACTTCGCCTCCCTCGTCGCGCCCGCCGAGCCACCAGCAAACCTCGCCAGCTCCGATGACACCCAACCTCGCCCAGGAACGGCCCACACCGACCAGCAGCGCGTCCCCGTTGAACCTTCCCCTGGCTTCGACGAACGCGACAGGCACGACCGCGACCACCAGCACCAGCAGCCAGGTGCCTATGTCTCATCAGATTCCGCCTCTCTGCTCGATCAGTTCTTCCTTAGCTTCGTCGATAATAACCAACACCGATCCCCCACCGTTGCACGAGCCGAATACCCTGGAGATGCTGCAGAAGAGAGCCCAGGAAGTTCTGGACAACGCCAGCCAAGGACTGCTGGCGAACAACCTGGCCGACGAGTTGGCGTTCAGGGGAGGGAAAGGCTCCCGCCTCTCTCCGTACGACTCAAAGTCCGGAAGCGGTCGCGGGGAGCCGTTCTTCAAGCATCGTTGCCGGTATTGCGGCAAGGTGTTCGGCAGCGACTCGGCGCTTCAGATCCACATACGATCGCACACAGGTGAGCGACCCTTTAAATGCAACGTCTGCGGCAGCCGCTTCACCACGAAAGGGAACCTCAAGGTCCACTTCCAGAGGCATACGGCCAAGTTTCCACATGTTAAGATGAACCCGAATCCTGTTCCGGAACACCTGGACAAGTACCATCCACCCCTGCTACAGCAAATCGCCTCTGGTCAGAGACCGATGCCGTCCCCGCCACCGCCACCGCCCTCTCACCATCCCTCCTTCCACCCGGCGGCGGCCCACGGTTTTTTACCCCCCCAACCTCCCCTGCCGCTCAGCCTAGCCCTTCCCGGTATGCCACCCCTGTACAGATCGCCGGTTGTTGCTCATCGGGACGATCAGGACGTGCCGGAGAACTTGAGTAAACCCGTTACCACTGCCCCGACCACGTCCCCACATTCCCCCGCGGTTGTGTCCAACTCTCGTCATTCCTTTCACGACAATCACCTCCACCATCATCACCACCATcaccaacaacaacaacaacaacaacaacatcatcaacaacaacaacaacaacatcatcttcatcatcaacaacaacaacagcagcagcagcaacaaaaGCAGCAACAACTCGAGCAAAGGGACGAGATCAAGCTCGAGCACCGATCGCCTATGCAGGACCAGTATCAGCACCAGCGGCCTACGAGTCACGAGCCCGCCGAGAGGATAACGCCTAAGAAAGAGCCGGAGGAGGCCGAGGAGCCGACGGAGGAGGATAGCGAGGATTTCGAGGAGGCGACCAGACGGTATTTGAATTCACCCCAATCCTCTGTCAATCCACCCTCTCAACCGCAGACTTACGAGGACTGTAGCATGGACAGTAAGATGAGCGGCCGACTCGAAGGTGACGCCGACATGGAGGTCGACGAGGAAATCGAGGAGCAACCCGAAAATTTGTCCGGTCGGGGAACGATTAATCGTTTGCCGCAGCACATTGTCGCGTATCCCGGGGCATCCCCCGCGAGCAGTAGCGCGAGCAGCGGTAGCCTTCAAACATCCTTCGCGGGGATTCTGTTCCCAGGGCCGCCCGCGCATCACCAAATACCGCATCATCCAGCCCCAACCACGGTAAACACGTCCGCTGTCAATACGAACGAGATGATCGATCCGGCCAAGGATCCAGCCATCTATTCCAGCCTGTTGCCACGGCCGGGCAGCAACGACAACTCGTGGGAAAGTTTGATCGAGATCACCAAGACCTCGGAAACGTCCAAGTTGCAGCAATTGGTGGACAACATCGAGCACAAATTGACCGACCCGAACCAGTGCGTGATCTGCCACCGAGTGTTGTCCTGCAAAAGCGCGTTGCAGATGCATTACAGGACCCACACGGGCGAGCGACCGTTCAAGTGCAAGATCTGCGGCCGGGCGTTCACCACAAAGGGTAACTTGAAGACTCACATGGGCGTGCACAGGGCGAAGCCGCCGCTCAGGGTGTTGCATCAGTGCCCCGTTTGCCACAAGAAATTCACGAACGCGCTGGTGTTGCAGCAACACATACGGCTGCACACCGGCGAGCCAACGGAGCTCAGCCCGGAGCAGATTCAAGCCGGCGAGGTGAACGAGTTCCCGCCCGGTTATCCGCACCACCCGCTGGCATCCTTCCTCCCGCAGGGCTTTCCACCCATTCACCCTGCCGGAGCCGGCTTCCCCTTGAGTTTCCCCCCGACACGGCAACAGGCGTTGGAAAGACAGGCTCAGGAGAACGACGTGGACGGGAAGGACGAGCCGCAGCACCAGCATCAGCATCAACATCAACATCAGCATCAACACCAGCACCAGCATCAGCACCAGCatcagcaacagcagcagcaacagcagagGTACCCGGGCGAGGAGCACAGCGAGGAAGCGGATGATCAGGATGACGAGGAGGATGATCGTAGGGAGGAAGACGAGAGGTGTGCCATGAATCGCGAAGGTCGTGGCGACGTGGAGGACGAGCAGGATCGCGAGAGCGAGGATAACGAGCACAAAGAGATCTCTCTACCGAGTTTCTCCACTTCTTTGGCAGCTCTGGAGAACCAAGTTCGAACGATCACGACGACGGCCACGTCGACGGCAGGGAATATGGCCAGGTCGCCCCCGTTTCATCGGTACAACGGGAGCGAGAAGAGCAACAGCCCGATGAATTCGGGGGCCCCGTTGGACTTGACACCCCGGGCATCGTCCACTCCCGCTTCGGTGGCTTCCGTGCCAACGCCACCTCCGCAAACCACGACCCAACACCCGCACCCGTTCGGCATGTTCGCAGGCCTGCTGCAAGCGGTCTCATCGTCGCCGTCTACCAGCAGCATCGGTTCGTCGAGCATAAACAGCGTGAGCTCGATGAACGCCGTGACTCCTGGAAGCGGCGCCGCCGGACCCTTGGCTTCCCTGACCACGTCAGCCGTGTTGGCTGCCACGTCGACCTACAATCCGCTCGGCCTGGCTGTCGGAGGGCCAGCAG TGCGTGGAAACACCACATGTAATATCTGCTACAAGACATTTGCGTGCAACTCCGCGCTGGAGATCCATTACCGGAGCCATACGAAGGAACGACCTTTCAAATGCACCATATGCGACAGAGGATTTTCGACCAAG AACGATGGTTCCGGGCAGCAAGCATGCGTCTGTGCGTCTCAACCGTTGCCCGCTAACAGTTCGATCACTTCACCCGATCCTCAATTCGGATCACCGTGCGCCAGTAGTCGAGAAAAAGCGAAACGCAGGCGGCGGCGGCGACCTGAGGATCGGAAGAACCGGGGGCGGAAAGGAGCCGGAGGGGGGCGGGGGCTTACGCCTGTCTATCCTGCCATCCGCCTACCCCCGCTGATGTCGCCCGCCCTCGGACTTCTACCCTCGGCGCACAGCCTCCTG GGGAACATGAAGCAGCACATGCTGACCCACAAGATCCGGGACATGCCGCCCCATCTGTTCAGCGACTCgaaacagcagcagcagcaacaacaacaacagcaacaccAGCAACAGTCTCAGGAGCACGAGACCTCGAGAAGTCCTATGTGCGCCGAGGACTCGAGCTTACCGCCGCCTCCGCCGCCTCCGCCACCTCCTCCCCCGATGCCTCCTACCTCGATAGAGCAGAGCATCGCCGTGAAGAGATCTCCGCCCGAGGGAGAGCTGCCAGCGCCAAAGAGACCAGCCA GTGCACATGGGCACGCATATGTGGACCAACGGAGCTTCCCGACGAGGCCGTCGAATGTCCCTGGATCTGCCTCCCCTACCCATCACCCCCAAGGACTCGGAGTTCCTCCAGCGACGGCCGGATCTTTTCTATCCCTATCTACCCGCGCCATTCCTTAA
- the LOC107994173 gene encoding homeotic protein spalt-major isoform X3: protein MTPVDTRAFGRNLIVSFARHRESAPHTRLLFSADTWRNMQLMRWSITRRLECRGIKQGTSRLSCPRFSGEENDFTSDGEESGGAGAGGDEAVDLTAARSHQGDEDDKDQEDVLEEDEEDGVDEQDDQEDDEEGSRKQMHHRQDAENNNNFVDGGTPAGLFPPAGTSHVTLEALQNTKVAVAQFAATALAGGADTEAALQDLALLQSTLYTLQHQQVFQLQLISQLQQQLSITHNQTVQQQAPGEPSDSKEISPSPIIQPKPLSSLTSPPSSRPPSHQQTSPAPMTPNLAQERPTPTSSASPLNLPLASTNATGTTATTSTSSQVPMSHQIPPLCSISSSLASSIITNTDPPPLHEPNTLEMLQKRAQEVLDNASQGLLANNLADELAFRGGKGSRLSPYDSKSGSGRGEPFFKHRCRYCGKVFGSDSALQIHIRSHTGERPFKCNVCGSRFTTKGNLKVHFQRHTAKFPHVKMNPNPVPEHLDKYHPPLLQQIASGQRPMPSPPPPPPSHHPSFHPAAAHGFLPPQPPLPLSLALPGMPPLYRSPVVAHRDDQDVPENLSKPVTTAPTTSPHSPAVVSNSRHSFHDNHLHHHHHHHQQQQQQQQHHQQQQQQHHLHHQQQQQQQQQQKQQQLEQRDEIKLEHRSPMQDQYQHQRPTSHEPAERITPKKEPEEAEEPTEEDSEDFEEATRRYLNSPQSSVNPPSQPQTYEDCSMDSKMSGRLEGDADMEVDEEIEEQPENLSGRGTINRLPQHIVAYPGASPASSSASSGSLQTSFAGILFPGPPAHHQIPHHPAPTTVNTSAVNTNEMIDPAKDPAIYSSLLPRPGSNDNSWESLIEITKTSETSKLQQLVDNIEHKLTDPNQCVICHRVLSCKSALQMHYRTHTGERPFKCKICGRAFTTKGNLKTHMGVHRAKPPLRVLHQCPVCHKKFTNALVLQQHIRLHTGEPTELSPEQIQAGEVNEFPPGYPHHPLASFLPQGFPPIHPAGAGFPLSFPPTRQQALERQAQENDVDGKDEPQHQHQHQHQHQHQHQHQHQHQHQQQQQQQQRYPGEEHSEEADDQDDEEDDRREEDERCAMNREGRGDVEDEQDRESEDNEHKEISLPSFSTSLAALENQVRTITTTATSTAGNMARSPPFHRYNGSEKSNSPMNSGAPLDLTPRASSTPASVASVPTPPPQTTTQHPHPFGMFAGLLQAVSSSPSTSSIGSSSINSVSSMNAVTPGSGAAGPLASLTTSAVLAATSTYNPLGLAVGGPAVRGNTTCNICYKTFACNSALEIHYRSHTKERPFKCTICDRGFSTKGNMKQHMLTHKIRDMPPHLFSDSKQQQQQQQQQQHQQQSQEHETSRSPMCAEDSSLPPPPPPPPPPPPMPPTSIEQSIAVKRSPPEGELPAPKRPASVPSKHLCQICNKNFSSSSALQIHMRTHTGDKPFRCTVCQKAFTTKGNLKVHMGTHMWTNGASRRGRRMSLDLPPLPITPKDSEFLQRRPDLFYPYLPAPFLNGVQQKLNEISVIQSNNGLPSHSVAAGKYAGLFGSVYAAGAGFPLDKQPMAASSNGPSLLDGKSSIPSGSMLFQTPSPSHSPGTPGSNGSNQNSANVSSWTGDALQHHFDREPPARSEGNSTPPSARLPPPPAARGEGLAT, encoded by the exons ATGACACCGGTCGACACGCGGGCGTTCGGCCGAAACTTAATCGTAAGTTTTGCGCGCCACCGCGAGTCGGCGCCACACACGAGACTCCTTTTCTCCGCGGATACGTGGAGAAACATGCAGCTCATGAGATGGAGCATCACGCGCCGCCTCGAGTGCAGGGGGATCAAACAGGGGACATCCAGGCTATCGTGCCCCCGATTTTCCG GAGAGGAAAATGATTTTACGTCGGATGGAGAAGAGAGTGGCGGTGCAGGAGCTGGCGGAGACGAAGCCGTGGACCTCACGGCTGCCAGGTCTCATCAAGGTGACGAGGATGACAAGGATCAGGAAGACGTTTTGGAGGAGGATGAGGAGGATGGCGTGGACGAGCAGGACGATCAAGAGGACGACGAGGAAGGATCGAGGAAGCAAATGCACCATAGGCAGGATGCTgagaataacaataatttcgtGGACGGTGGGACACCGGCCGGCTTATTCCCACCGGCTGGAACTAGTCACGTCACCTTGGAAGCCCTTCAGAACACGAAAGTGGCTGTCGCTCAGTTCGCGGCGACGGCGTTGGCCGGTGGCGCGGACACCGAGGCTGCTCTCCAAGATTTGGCGCTGCTGCAAAGCACCCTGTACACCCTGCAGCATCAACAAGTGTTCCAGTTGCAGTTGATCAGTCAACTCCAGCAACAACTCTCCATAACGCATAATCAAACGGTGCAGCAGCAAGCACCGGGCGAGCCGTCGGACAGCAAAGAGATATCACCGTCGCCGATAATTCAGCCCAAACCTTTATCGAGCCTTACTTCGCCTCCCTCGTCGCGCCCGCCGAGCCACCAGCAAACCTCGCCAGCTCCGATGACACCCAACCTCGCCCAGGAACGGCCCACACCGACCAGCAGCGCGTCCCCGTTGAACCTTCCCCTGGCTTCGACGAACGCGACAGGCACGACCGCGACCACCAGCACCAGCAGCCAGGTGCCTATGTCTCATCAGATTCCGCCTCTCTGCTCGATCAGTTCTTCCTTAGCTTCGTCGATAATAACCAACACCGATCCCCCACCGTTGCACGAGCCGAATACCCTGGAGATGCTGCAGAAGAGAGCCCAGGAAGTTCTGGACAACGCCAGCCAAGGACTGCTGGCGAACAACCTGGCCGACGAGTTGGCGTTCAGGGGAGGGAAAGGCTCCCGCCTCTCTCCGTACGACTCAAAGTCCGGAAGCGGTCGCGGGGAGCCGTTCTTCAAGCATCGTTGCCGGTATTGCGGCAAGGTGTTCGGCAGCGACTCGGCGCTTCAGATCCACATACGATCGCACACAGGTGAGCGACCCTTTAAATGCAACGTCTGCGGCAGCCGCTTCACCACGAAAGGGAACCTCAAGGTCCACTTCCAGAGGCATACGGCCAAGTTTCCACATGTTAAGATGAACCCGAATCCTGTTCCGGAACACCTGGACAAGTACCATCCACCCCTGCTACAGCAAATCGCCTCTGGTCAGAGACCGATGCCGTCCCCGCCACCGCCACCGCCCTCTCACCATCCCTCCTTCCACCCGGCGGCGGCCCACGGTTTTTTACCCCCCCAACCTCCCCTGCCGCTCAGCCTAGCCCTTCCCGGTATGCCACCCCTGTACAGATCGCCGGTTGTTGCTCATCGGGACGATCAGGACGTGCCGGAGAACTTGAGTAAACCCGTTACCACTGCCCCGACCACGTCCCCACATTCCCCCGCGGTTGTGTCCAACTCTCGTCATTCCTTTCACGACAATCACCTCCACCATCATCACCACCATcaccaacaacaacaacaacaacaacaacatcatcaacaacaacaacaacaacatcatcttcatcatcaacaacaacaacagcagcagcagcaacaaaaGCAGCAACAACTCGAGCAAAGGGACGAGATCAAGCTCGAGCACCGATCGCCTATGCAGGACCAGTATCAGCACCAGCGGCCTACGAGTCACGAGCCCGCCGAGAGGATAACGCCTAAGAAAGAGCCGGAGGAGGCCGAGGAGCCGACGGAGGAGGATAGCGAGGATTTCGAGGAGGCGACCAGACGGTATTTGAATTCACCCCAATCCTCTGTCAATCCACCCTCTCAACCGCAGACTTACGAGGACTGTAGCATGGACAGTAAGATGAGCGGCCGACTCGAAGGTGACGCCGACATGGAGGTCGACGAGGAAATCGAGGAGCAACCCGAAAATTTGTCCGGTCGGGGAACGATTAATCGTTTGCCGCAGCACATTGTCGCGTATCCCGGGGCATCCCCCGCGAGCAGTAGCGCGAGCAGCGGTAGCCTTCAAACATCCTTCGCGGGGATTCTGTTCCCAGGGCCGCCCGCGCATCACCAAATACCGCATCATCCAGCCCCAACCACGGTAAACACGTCCGCTGTCAATACGAACGAGATGATCGATCCGGCCAAGGATCCAGCCATCTATTCCAGCCTGTTGCCACGGCCGGGCAGCAACGACAACTCGTGGGAAAGTTTGATCGAGATCACCAAGACCTCGGAAACGTCCAAGTTGCAGCAATTGGTGGACAACATCGAGCACAAATTGACCGACCCGAACCAGTGCGTGATCTGCCACCGAGTGTTGTCCTGCAAAAGCGCGTTGCAGATGCATTACAGGACCCACACGGGCGAGCGACCGTTCAAGTGCAAGATCTGCGGCCGGGCGTTCACCACAAAGGGTAACTTGAAGACTCACATGGGCGTGCACAGGGCGAAGCCGCCGCTCAGGGTGTTGCATCAGTGCCCCGTTTGCCACAAGAAATTCACGAACGCGCTGGTGTTGCAGCAACACATACGGCTGCACACCGGCGAGCCAACGGAGCTCAGCCCGGAGCAGATTCAAGCCGGCGAGGTGAACGAGTTCCCGCCCGGTTATCCGCACCACCCGCTGGCATCCTTCCTCCCGCAGGGCTTTCCACCCATTCACCCTGCCGGAGCCGGCTTCCCCTTGAGTTTCCCCCCGACACGGCAACAGGCGTTGGAAAGACAGGCTCAGGAGAACGACGTGGACGGGAAGGACGAGCCGCAGCACCAGCATCAGCATCAACATCAACATCAGCATCAACACCAGCACCAGCATCAGCACCAGCatcagcaacagcagcagcaacagcagagGTACCCGGGCGAGGAGCACAGCGAGGAAGCGGATGATCAGGATGACGAGGAGGATGATCGTAGGGAGGAAGACGAGAGGTGTGCCATGAATCGCGAAGGTCGTGGCGACGTGGAGGACGAGCAGGATCGCGAGAGCGAGGATAACGAGCACAAAGAGATCTCTCTACCGAGTTTCTCCACTTCTTTGGCAGCTCTGGAGAACCAAGTTCGAACGATCACGACGACGGCCACGTCGACGGCAGGGAATATGGCCAGGTCGCCCCCGTTTCATCGGTACAACGGGAGCGAGAAGAGCAACAGCCCGATGAATTCGGGGGCCCCGTTGGACTTGACACCCCGGGCATCGTCCACTCCCGCTTCGGTGGCTTCCGTGCCAACGCCACCTCCGCAAACCACGACCCAACACCCGCACCCGTTCGGCATGTTCGCAGGCCTGCTGCAAGCGGTCTCATCGTCGCCGTCTACCAGCAGCATCGGTTCGTCGAGCATAAACAGCGTGAGCTCGATGAACGCCGTGACTCCTGGAAGCGGCGCCGCCGGACCCTTGGCTTCCCTGACCACGTCAGCCGTGTTGGCTGCCACGTCGACCTACAATCCGCTCGGCCTGGCTGTCGGAGGGCCAGCAG TGCGTGGAAACACCACATGTAATATCTGCTACAAGACATTTGCGTGCAACTCCGCGCTGGAGATCCATTACCGGAGCCATACGAAGGAACGACCTTTCAAATGCACCATATGCGACAGAGGATTTTCGACCAAG GGGAACATGAAGCAGCACATGCTGACCCACAAGATCCGGGACATGCCGCCCCATCTGTTCAGCGACTCgaaacagcagcagcagcaacaacaacaacagcaacaccAGCAACAGTCTCAGGAGCACGAGACCTCGAGAAGTCCTATGTGCGCCGAGGACTCGAGCTTACCGCCGCCTCCGCCGCCTCCGCCACCTCCTCCCCCGATGCCTCCTACCTCGATAGAGCAGAGCATCGCCGTGAAGAGATCTCCGCCCGAGGGAGAGCTGCCAGCGCCAAAGAGACCAGCCA GCGTGCCGAGCAAACACTTGTGCCAGATTTGCAATAAGAATTTCTCCTCATCTTCGGCGCTCCAGATCCATATGAGAACTCACACGGGCGACAAACCGTTCCGATGCACCGTCTGCCAGAAGGCCTTCACCACCAAGGGCAATCTCAAG GTGCACATGGGCACGCATATGTGGACCAACGGAGCTTCCCGACGAGGCCGTCGAATGTCCCTGGATCTGCCTCCCCTACCCATCACCCCCAAGGACTCGGAGTTCCTCCAGCGACGGCCGGATCTTTTCTATCCCTATCTACCCGCGCCATTCCTTAACGGAGTACAGCAGAAA CTGAACGAGATCTCGGTGATACAGAGTAACAACGGGTTACCGAGCCACTCGGTGGCCGCAGGCAAATACGCGGGATTGTTCGGCTCCGTGTACGCTGCCGGCGCCGGATTCCCACTGGACAAGCAGCCAATGGCGGCGTCCAGCAACGGGCCGTCGCTGCTCGACGGCAAATCCTCCATTCCATCCGGATCCATGCTCTTCCAGACACCGTCGCCCTCCCACTCGCCCGGCACGCCAGGCTCCAACGGGAGCAATCAGAACAGCGCCAACGTGTCCTCGTGGACGGGTGACGCTCTTCAGCACCACTTCGACCGAGAACCGCCCGCCAGGTCGGAAGGGAACTCGACACCGCCATCCGCTCGACTTCCGCCACCCCCCGCGGCCAGGGGTGAGGGACTGGCCACGTGA